GTGCGGCTTCAGGAAGAAAGCTCTTTGAAGTAAGTTGAATTCAcagtctttgctttctttcttccttagCTTATGTCAAAATCTGACAATGAAACTTGGTGGTAAGTTTTCCAAAGCTGCTGGGTCTTGTTGTGCTTCTGTGGTCTATGCACATATCCAGGACATGCCTGACTGCATCTTGCCGTAATAAATTTCTCCTTTGACAAGCTGTTTTTTGGGGGAGTGTTAACCTTAGCTTGCATTTATCACTCTGCTGTGACTCATCTTCTGTGAATATCATAGTGCTGATCACAGAACCGAAGTGTTCGCTTCATCCTGTGTGAACCAGAATGGTATCAAATGTAACATGAAAGATTCATTTAGCTTCTTGGCCTCTTCTGTGAGTCCCCTGCTAAATCCCTCTCCCTCTCAAACTTCCATATTAGGTGCCTTTTGTATTCAGACACATGGAAGAGGCTCAGATATTGCTCTCTGTCTTGACTGTGGTATCAGCAAACAAGTTAAAAACCATAACCTGATCTTGAGTATGAAAGTGGTGTGGTGACCTCCCATAGTGATCATCTCGGAACTGATTAGAGTAACTTTCTTGATAAGAAAGATCTTGCCCTCCGAGAACTTACATCGTATGCATAATGCGAGCACATTTGTTCTTGGTGGCTGTTGTCCACAAAGGTCCGAGGTAGTATCTTTAAGGCAACAGAGATTGAAATTCAACTGCAGGCAGCTTTTTATGGGGCTTCTGAAAAAGGATGCTTTTAGCAATGGCAGAGCAATGGTGGCAGAGCAGTTGCTTTCAGAAAGGCATGGAGGTGCTTGCTTCATGTTTCTGATGTGATCTCAATCTCTTTCAGCATATCCCCAGAAATGGTATCAAAAGAGGAGATCCCTCAATATGATAAGGACCAGGTTAAACATGTGAAGGGAGTTTTAAGAGACTCAATTGAAATGCTTGAGCAGGTAGGTCTGCCAGTCTTTCCTGGTGATACTCTTTGTTTCTCAACtcaaagtttttttccttctgccatcATAGCTTTTGTTTAGTTAGCACCAGAAGAAACCAAACTTTTTGTGACGCCTTTACTTGTTTTGTCCTAGGCTTGAATTTGGCACAAAGGCAATGCTTGCATTTCTgatggttttgttggtttggtttttttctttccccttttggACTAAGGTTAAACAtttgtttcaatttttcttaAACCTGTCAAGTACTTTTACTGATGAGATACATTGATGCAGTTCTGAATCATGACAGAGCAAACACGGGAGTAATTCAAAACAGATCCTCTTTTCAAAGAAGACTTAAAACATAATGTTAAGTATTTGCCCACCTCATGAGGCTTCTTCATTCAGGTTTGTCCTGGCTTTTTCTCACCACTACTCTTCTAGATATTGGCGAGAGCTTCATATAGCCTTGGGGTCAGTGAACCACCTAATCTCCAGTGAAAAATAAGTTCTACAGACCATATGTTTCTGAGAGGTTCCATAGCTATGAAGTTAATCTTCCTTCTGGAATTTACAATTCCAGGCTCTTGCATACTATAAACACTATATAAAAAATGAGGTGGTTAAATACTGTTGTGTCTCTGATCCTGAAGTCCAGGACTGGTAAAACCCTAGGCTGAAATTTCAGTTCAGTAAGTGAGGGATAGTAAAGTCATACTTTGGAGTTTTTTCAACTTATAACCTATGaatgttctgatttttaagGTCTTTTATTAAATCCTAAAATGtgacagaagaaattattaGACTCGGAAAGCTGTGGGGGAGTTCACATGTACCTCTATCCATCACCAGTTTGCTCTGTGTTCTCCCACACACTAAAGAAGCGTAGAAAAAGAAGCCATTTTTGATACTCCTTGTTCAGAGGTGTCTCTGCACACAAAATTGCTATTAATCTATTAAGCATTTTGGTCACAGCTTGAAAAAGCTTCTGAGTGATAGAAATTTCACTGTAGAAATGCATTTCCTGGTTTCTATGACCTTTTCAATTTCTCTGCTTGCTACCCAAAAAATTCCTAATTCTGAAGTgttaaactgcattttgaacaaacagtgcttaaaaaaagaaaccaaactaAGAATTCAACCACCTTTTTCATCCCAAATAACAGTTCTGTTCGGAAGTCATTGTAGTGCCTGTTACCTTGTGTTTTCTGAGGGTTGTCAgtaatttaaacacattttgtgCACCAAAATGGCACTGGGAGGGCTAGgtattagaagaaaattaatgctttgCTGCCATGTTGCTTAGAGTATTTGCTATGAACATGTGGCTAAAAATGAGTGGGGTGGCTTATCTTCTGTACTGTTGTCTGGTGGAGTGGCAAGACCTTATCATACTGGACTGTTACTAATTATAAACTCTACAGAGTATAGCTGTTAGTGCACAGTAAAGCAACTCTTCATAGAGAGAAGGAAAGTGCATGAAATCCTTAAAacaaaaggaggagggagacaTTGTTTTCCTGATATCATTCACCCATGCAGGAGACTAACTTCAGTaactggggggtggggtgtgatGGTTGTATCTTTGCAGCTGAAGATCTCCCTTTCCATGCTGCAAAGAAGCTTTGACCACTTGAACAGGACACAGAGCAGCAAGACTGAGAGTTAATACCTACATCAGCTTTCCATTCAAGATGTCAGAAGAAAAGATGTGTGTGTGAGGACTTGTGGGGTAGGAATTGTAACCGTCAACTTTGGACTCTTTACTACTATTTGGCTTTAAAGCTGCATGGAATAAAGGTTGCGTTCTACATTCCGATAACCTGGTGATATGTGTCTCCTGCCAGCCCTGTATCCTGTGAGTGAGTGAGGGCAGTTGTACTGCCTGTTAATGGATCTGCAGATTTCAGAGAAGGGGAGAACACCctcagcagagagctgggcttgtcttTAATGAAATCACAGGTTCTGTTATGTCAGTGAAGAGTGTattggagaaaaagaacaggtaGTGATTTCACAGCCCCAGGATCCttataagctttttttttagccaCAAGGACCTTGTAAAAATATGTCACCATCTTTTAAGGATGAATATTTTTGAGATTAATTAACTAAACAGGAAAATGCTTGATACATCTTTGCTCTATCTCTTGCATACTGTGAGCTTTGGCAGACTGCCTTTTGCCATATGTTTCTAGCTCTAACGGAGAAATTTCGGCCCTCAGTATTTTCCCTCCATCATGGGCTGCTCTTCAGTTCTGTAGCATGGTGTGCCCACTGATgatgaaacacttttttttttttttctaagcaggctgggagagaaggaagatgaaaataaaaattggcaGCAAGGAAAAGGGCAACATCCCTACAGGTTCAGACTGTGGTTGTGGGGTAGTGCTGGCTGGTTGTGCAAGCTTGGTCTGGCTTGCAGTGGTGCAAACAGCTGAGTGCCTCTGTCAGCAGCCTAGGGTAGGTTTGGGGGTGCATATGTGGGTTCTTGAGACCCTTAATACAGGGTCCTGGGTGAACCCCTCCAGGAGGTAGGTTTAAACATGTGCTGTGGTTGTTCTGCAGAATGGGAAACTTACCCCGCCGTATGTGGGAAGCTGCTACTCCCCCGGGGAGCAGCAAAGCCGACCACAGCCTGATGTCGCCCggctgtgggagctggtggCGGCGGGACCGCGCTGTGCCCTTCCCACTGCCACCTGTTGCGCTGGTCCTTTAAGCCAGGTGCCGGCGCGTcacggcccgccccgcccctccccggcAGGCATTGGGCCGTTCTGCCGTCAGGTGGAtgggcccggggcgggggggtcccTCATTCCCCCCACCCGCACACCTCCGCGCTCGGGCTACGCCCGGGCGCGGGTGGCCAATGGCGGCCGGCCTTcgccgggggggcggggccaccGGGGAGGAggtggcggcgggcgggaggcggcggcggcgctgccggggGAGCCGCGtcccgggcccggcggcggcggctgagGGGGGACGCGGGGAGGGGCGGCGATGGaggagcctctctgctgctgcgAGTACGTGGACCGGAGGGGCCAGAGGAACCACCTGGCGGCGTGCTGCTGCGACTGCGAGGACCTGGATGAGGGCTGCGAGAGGTAACGGCTCCGCGACCCCAGACCCGCCGGGTCCCACCCCGCCTCCCCCGGCGCCCCTGGCGAAGGGGTCCGGCTCCAAGGCACACAAACAGGCACCCTCCGCCCTGCCAGCGGTGTCCCCCCGCCTCGTGGGGAGTCCCGTGTGCAGCCGGTCCCCCACATCCTGAGGGGGCTGCTGCCCTGAGGGAAACTCGAccggagggagggaagggggaggcgggcggggggcgcccgGGACGGGCTGTGGGAGCGGGAGGAGGCAAGGGAAGGGCCGCGGGTGCGCGGCTGCACCTCTGCTAGCCGgtgtctctgttttccttcccctgacAGGTGGCTGACGTGCAAATCCCTGCCCCCGGGGGCTCTGGAAAGAATCGCCGACACCGTGGCGGACCGGGTGCGGGTCCCCTGGTTCGCAGGGGCCGTGAAGATCAACATCAGCCTCGTGCCGCCTCTTATTCTGCTGCCCGTCTTCCTCCACATTGCCGCTCTGCACTTCCTGCTGGGGCTGGTCATCTTGACATCCCTGCCCGTGGTGGTGCTGTGGTATTACTACCTCACCCACAGAAGGAAGGAACGGACCCTCTTCTTCTTGAGCCTGGGGCTCTTCTCCTTGGGCTACATGTACTATGTGTTTCTCCAGGAGGTGGTTCCCCGAGGCCATGTCAGGTATTCCCAAGTGGTTACTCTCACGTGCGGGTTAGTTCTTATGCTTGTGGCCCTGTCTCGAGCCAAGAAAGACCCTGGCTACCTTCCTATCCCAGCAAGCAACAAGAAGTTATCACAGCAGGGTTTGCCCAACAACAGTGTTAGAGGGAGCTCCAACGGGCTCCATGGCGTCACCACACTGGGAGCCGCCAGCGGCCGTGCTGCGAATGGGGAGGCTAAAGGCTATTTCAGGATGTCAGCTGAGGAGCCAGAAGGTGTGAAAAAGGACTGGTGTGCTAAATGCCAGCTGGTCAGACCAGCCCGAGCAGGGCATTGCCGGCTTTGTGGCAGGTGTGTAAGGAGGCTGGACCACCACTGTGTCTGGTAGGTTTTGCACTGCTGAGGCTACATGTGtgttctccctctctctttctcctcttcttcctcctgccctctttGGAAGTTAGTGTCTTTTTTTACAGTCCCTGTCAAATGAGGTTGCTTTTGTTACGTGCAAGACCTGGTGACATTCTTCAAAACAGTAAATTTGTATTTACCATTTCAAAGAACAATTTAAACAACCTGGTTTTTGTAAGTGGGTTGACCTGATAGCCGTTAACTTCTACAGCATACTTCTGCATTGCTTTTGGTTCTCTACTGTTTTTTGTCTGGGGATGGGTTTTGGTTGTgtggggttttctgttgttgATGGCTGGTTTGGGGagggtgggtttgtttgttttaaaacttggTCTATGGAGCACTAGCAACTCTGCAGTTGACTTGCATTAGTGCTCTCCTGGGGCAAGGGAAGCCAAAgctgcatgtgtgcatgcagtACTGGAAGCAAGGAGCAGTAGGGTATAGATGTGTCTCAGTGAAGGATACCATACTTGTTCTAAGTTTGAGGCAAACAGTCTACTACTGTTACCCTACTGGTCTGTTGACTTGTGCCTATAACCTTTCTATAAAAACCTATAAAGCTGCTTTGAATGTGTTTCAAAGGTCTTAGCCTGTATTTTATAGAAGCACCTTGGAAATCAGGCTCTGacagctgggggagggaggaggaaagagaagccagtttcttttcttcttaagcaatgtcttctttccttttggaGGATTAACAGCTGTGTAGGAGAGCAGAACCACCAAGCATTCATCCTTGCACTCTCCTCCTTCATGCTCACCTCTGTGTATGGGATTACGTTGACCCTGCACACCGTCTGTAGGGGCCGAACTCCATTTGTGGCATTGTTCTACTGCCCTGGGGCCTATTCTGACTACAGGTGAGATGTCTGTctgggagagagctggggtGGGAATGGGCTTGGTTGGGCTGGCAGCTTAGATCCTGTTCCTGGTTCTGTGCTCTAGGCCAGCGCTGTTGGCTGTCAAACCTGACCAAAAAGTGCTCCCTAAAAAGCCCTGGAAAGCAGGGATGCGTTGCTGCTTTTGCCAAAGTGGGGAGCCTGAGACTCGGAGCTCACCATTCATTGGGAAAAAGTTGTTGGAGGAGCTGGGTTTTGAAGTCTTTATTTATTGTGTCCCATATAGATACACTCTAACATATGTTTGCCCCCAGATGCAGGAAACCAGTCTGATGGTCTGGAATCTGTGTGCGCGCTCTCTCTCATCCCTCATTGTTTTTCTAGGGACTGACCCTCAAGGTTACCCACTTAGAGCAGACAGCATTAATATACCTTGTCTGGTGGGGAGGGTGGTGAGAAGTGTTGGACACAAGTTCAGAGACTGGCGCTACCACTGATGGGCAGAGTACACTAACACAACTGACTCTACCTTCTTCTGTGCTCCATTTCATGATCTTTCAGGTGTGAGCATCATTGTGTCCTTAAATGAGGACCAAATACCAACAGTAAGAGTACAGAGCTAGGTAGTGCAACAGCAATGTACAAGAGTAGCTGTGGTAGCGCTGAAAGCTTTCATTAAGTAAGCCCTGAAGCTTTAATTTTGAGAAAGCCTTTAAGGATTATCTGATGAAAGCAGCAAAGTGAGATCACTGTGACAGATGTAGACAGGGATTTGAAAGGATAGTGATTACCAGGGAAAGTCACTCTAAAGCAGCTGCTCCAAAACTAAATGGCTTCCTTCCCATCTTtttccctgctggcagctctgctctgtcgtTCACCTGTGTGTGGTACTGTGCCATTGTAACAGCTGGCATGGGATACATCCTCCTTATCCAGCTGTTGAACATCAGCTACAACGTGACCGAGAGGGAAGCTCGGCTGGCTCTGCGGGACAACACTGGGCGCAGGCTCCTGGGTGGGTTAGTAATAGACACCGGCCAGTATAACAGGGGTTTCCTATGCAACTGGGGCCATTTCTTGAGCCTGGGGTCTTCTCCTCCACAGCGTTCTGCTGAAGACATCGTGTGATGCCCCTCTTTCTGGAGATGATGTTGACTGACTTTCTTTAGCAGGGGAATGGCCCCTTCCGCTAGGACTCCCTCCTTCCACACCCTTCCGTTGTGGTCGGTGTACGGGCTGCCTATCCTGTCACTGACAACATCAGAGGCTTTCCCAGGCAGAATGGTTCTTTGTGTGCTGTCAGCCAGCAATAGGATGCAGAAAGCAGTAAGCCATATGCAAAAAGCTGGAGAGAAGGAGCCTGCTGCCTTTTTCCACTGTGGGAAACTCTgtgcagctcagctcagcaggaAGAAGAGCACGAGATTTTGGGAACTTGAGTTTCTGTTAGGTGTGAACCCTGGCATCAAGAGGAAACCACTGCTGGACTTCAGAGTGTGCACTGGTTCATTCAAAGGTTAAGGAATCCCTGGCTCATACCTACGTGTGACATTTCAGAGATGTCAGGAGGGTGAACTTTTAGTACGGATAACAGATGGACCGCTGCAGAAGCCAGGCTCTTTGGCTGAAGGAGACTGTCTAGGCCGTCACTGAGCAGCTTGCTCCTCTCTGGTGCATTTATCCCCCTACCCCCCCCCCGATCTTCTATTCCATCCAGCTGTATACATGCTTGTATTAAGTGCCTCTGTGAACAACATTCCTGTAGGGCTTTTTAAGATCCCTTCACCTCTTGGCCCCTAAAGTTGTTATTCCATCCCCGTCTGTCTGGGTGAGAAGACACTGTCATCTTCAATGTTGTTCTTTCTGCAAGCTGGGTCTATGCTGGTTTGAAGGTTTGGCTTATCTCCCTCAACATGTTTCTGCTCTCATGACAGATTGTGACACTGAGGCAGCAGGTAAACATACCAAGTAAGGAGGAGATGTTTTGAAGCAATGTGTAACAGCGAACTCTGAGGGGGAAACAAGAATTGTCTCCAGTGCTACTGTAGCTTTATGGAGCtacctctctccctccctcaaTGGGAGAAGGGAGTCTGTGGGAGAGTAGATAATTCTGCTAACAGCATTTTTGGTAGGTAGCATCTTTGTTGGTTGTGTTGCTAATAACTCGGTGATCTGGTTTCCTCTCAACCCAGTCACTGTGGAGCTGCATGACTGTAGATCTGTTTTCTCAAGCCAGGAAGCCAAGGAACAGTTCGGTCTCTGTGTACGTAGGGAGAGGATGTGTTGGAACTGACTGTTTTTTGGGGTAGATGACCTGCACTGGCAGGTGAATGAATGCGTTAGAGGTGCTCTGCAAGAAGGCAGCTTGTTCCTCATCAGCCTGCAACTGTATCATTGCCTCGCCTTGAGCTTCAGCTGAAATCACAAGGTTTTGGTGGCGATGGTTTCTGCGGTTTgcgggtgggtttttttttgttgctttttgttttaaaccctATGTGCATGTGGTGCAAGAGTTATGGGTTCGGCCTAAGatgcagaagcagagggaagagcCTTGTCCTAGCTATTGATGCGTGTGCAGCATGCATAGGTCATGCCTACCCCTGACTCCACCTGTGTGGCAGGCAGCTAGGGGATGTTGCCTGAGTGATGCAGATTCACTGTGTGCTGCTGTGCATTATCTCTGAAGAATGGACGGATGGTGTGTGGTGCCAAAAGGTAGCAGGGTTGGGGTTGTCCTTTGAGATCCCTGCCGTATTTGGTGTGTGTGCTCCTGATTACATGTCCCAGTTTAAGGTGAAGACCATGCACTGTTTGGTTTCCTCAAGTGGCACTTTCTAAAACCAGCAGATAACTGAGGAGCAGTTGCACTTGCAACGTGGGTGTGCAAAAAGTTACTGACTTACTGAGTGTCCCTTATTTCCTCTTACCCCTTTTCATCCAGTGAGCAATCCTTTATAAGGAGGTAAAGGGGACACCTCTCCTGCTTTCTGTCAGTAACTGAAGATACTGAGAGGTTTCTGACCACTTTCCTGGCCCTAATAGGAAGTAAAAGGCACCCAGCTGGACTGTGCTAGCTGTTCCTCTATGACCTTCTGACTGTTTGGAGCTCGAAGCCTGACCCTAGGAGTTTAAATTCACACAAAGACCTCACCTCCACATGAGTTGCCTGTAAACGTTTCCATGGCACACGTGCATTTTGTGGTGCCTGCTGAGATGAACTGGAACTTGGCAACTCTGGAGACAAGGGTGCTGTGGGCTAGCAGGTTTGTGATCTCCTCAGGTCTCATCCTGCTGGCGCTTGGGGAGATTAAGGCAGAATGACCTCCTGGGCTTAAACAAACCCCTGCAGCAGAGGTAGCCAACCTCTCTGTCCCCGAGTTACATGTGCAGAAATCAATCATGCACTCATGAGCTGAACGAGCTCTGGCGTCGTTTACAGGTTTGAGATAAGCGGTTTATCGGAGTCCTGATACACTTGGTTGGGAGAAACCAGAGCAGATCACAGATCATTTCCCTGGTAGCACCTGACCCTGTTGTGCTCACTTTCTCCCACAGACAGAGACTGGTAGCTACTTTGCAGCCTGTCTGTCAGTGTAGCCTTGTCCCATGTCTCGTAGTGAGCTCTGGTGTGGGAGATTTCATCTGAACCATTTACACGGAGACCCAGATCCTCTCAGTGGTGTTCTCCCAGGCAGCGTGGACTTTGGAGTACAGATTAGGAACAAAGGGCTGTGGACTAATGTAATCATTCTGTACCTTGGTCGAGCCCACTCCAATATAGTAAAGTGctaaagtaaattttatttttgcacacACTACAGAGGGAACTGGAGCCACTGAGGACACTAAAAGGGTTGCaaggctgtgggttttttttagaagaatGCAGTGCTGATTCCCCAGTGAACAGGAAGTTCAGTGGCTGTAATGTGCGTAGCAGTGGTGACTTTTTCTTTAAGGGCATGGCTTTTCTTTACCATCCTGACCTCTTCCTGAGAGGATTTACCTTGTGAATGCCTTGGGAGATGGGAAGCATAAAGTAACAGGATATCTAAAAGGTATCTAAACGAGTGGAAGAGTTGCAAGCTTCAGATGCATACTTTGGAGCTCTCCTTTTAATAGCCCTGACAATCAACAAGAAGCCCTTGAGGAGTAATGTTCCCTTTTGCACTTTGCAAGGGCAGACTGTTGTGATCTCTTGTGCGCTAAAGGacagtttcttttctgagaattttcttgctgtttttttgCTGAGCTTATCGGCCGTGCTGGTAGAAGATGTTAAAATCTAGACATAGTCCTTAGGCTCACTCTGTTTAGTAGCTGCCTAGATCTATGCTCCCTGGGTgttggggcagtgggagcaggcTGCATTTGACAGGTGACTTGTGGGTCGTGTGTGCATGGCTTTGAGGCAAGGAGCAGTGTCCCACCTGTAAAACCGCATGCACGTACCTggcactgcagaaaacagtaCCCTGCTGGCCCTTGAAAAGTTTTCCCTGTGTAAGAAGAGATAACCCAGAGCTGGTCAGAAGCAGGGAAGGATTTTGGTAATAGCTAGCCTTGATGTTTCTCTGCCCAGACTTGAAAATTAGTTTATGCTGCTTTAACCGTGACCTTTTAGGAGGCATTTGTTGTTTCACAAATAGTGTGGACTTCTGCAGACCAAGGTGACTCTTCAGGGGCCAGGGTTCTGCTGTTGTAGTGTTAAACCCTCCATGACCAAATGCCAGCACCCTACTGTTTGGCGACTGTGCTGTTAGATACACCCTGTAAATGGTGGCTTGGCACTCTTTAACTCTTCTTGCATCGTGCTTTTTTGTAGGCAAGTCACAGGTCCCCACATCAACTGTTTCTCCATTTAACTTGTCCTCAAATGACAAAAGTCAC
The Phalacrocorax aristotelis chromosome 1, bGulAri2.1, whole genome shotgun sequence DNA segment above includes these coding regions:
- the ZDHHC23 gene encoding palmitoyltransferase ZDHHC23 isoform X4, which produces MEEPLCCCEYVDRRGQRNHLAACCCDCEDLDEGCERWLTCKSLPPGALERIADTVADRVRVPWFAGAVKINISLVPPLILLPVFLHIAALHFLLGLVILTSLPVVVLWYYYLTHRRKERTLFFLSLGLFSLGYMYYVFLQEVVPRGHVRYSQVVTLTCGLVLMLVALSRAKKDPGYLPIPASNKKLSQQGLPNNSVRGSSNGLHGVTTLGAASGRAANGEAKGYFRMSAEEPEGVKKDWCAKCQLVRPARAGHCRLCGRCVRRLDHHCVWINSCVGEQNHQAFILALSSFMLTSVYGITLTLHTVCRGRTPFVALFYCPGAYSDYSVLLKTSCDAPLSGDDVD
- the ZDHHC23 gene encoding palmitoyltransferase ZDHHC23 isoform X3, giving the protein MEEPLCCCEYVDRRGQRNHLAACCCDCEDLDEGCERWLTCKSLPPGALERIADTVADRVRVPWFAGAVKINISLVPPLILLPVFLHIAALHFLLGLVILTSLPVVVLWYYYLTHRRKERTLFFLSLGLFSLGYMYYVFLQEVVPRGHVRYSQVVTLTCGLVLMLVALSRAKKDPGYLPIPASNKKLSQQGLPNNSVRGSSNGLHGVTTLGAASGRAANGEAKGYFRMSAEEPEGVKKDWCAKCQLVRPARAGHCRLCGRCVRRLDHHCVWINSCVGEQNHQAFILALSSFMLTSVYGITLTLHTVCRGRTPFVALFYCPGAYSDYRQVRRFLKCGNSASQDPSLWKSSNDYVKNDRL
- the ZDHHC23 gene encoding palmitoyltransferase ZDHHC23 isoform X2: MEEPLCCCEYVDRRGQRNHLAACCCDCEDLDEGCERWLTCKSLPPGALERIADTVADRVRVPWFAGAVKINISLVPPLILLPVFLHIAALHFLLGLVILTSLPVVVLWYYYLTHRRKERTLFFLSLGLFSLGYMYYVFLQEVVPRGHVRYSQVVTLTCGLVLMLVALSRAKKDPGYLPIPASNKKLSQQGLPNNSVRGSSNGLHGVTTLGAASGRAANGEAKGYFRMSAEEPEGVKKDWCAKCQLVRPARAGHCRLCGRCVRRLDHHCVWINSCVGEQNHQAFILALSSFMLTSVYGITLTLHTVCRGRTPFVALFYCPGAYSDYSIFSLQQSFARKMQFDLVKILHVLKLCVTRQERQGRGNPPLPGPIKWISACPSTLPILSNDKLQS
- the ZDHHC23 gene encoding palmitoyltransferase ZDHHC23 isoform X1, which encodes MEEPLCCCEYVDRRGQRNHLAACCCDCEDLDEGCERWLTCKSLPPGALERIADTVADRVRVPWFAGAVKINISLVPPLILLPVFLHIAALHFLLGLVILTSLPVVVLWYYYLTHRRKERTLFFLSLGLFSLGYMYYVFLQEVVPRGHVRYSQVVTLTCGLVLMLVALSRAKKDPGYLPIPASNKKLSQQGLPNNSVRGSSNGLHGVTTLGAASGRAANGEAKGYFRMSAEEPEGVKKDWCAKCQLVRPARAGHCRLCGRCVRRLDHHCVWINSCVGEQNHQAFILALSSFMLTSVYGITLTLHTVCRGRTPFVALFYCPGAYSDYSSALSFTCVWYCAIVTAGMGYILLIQLLNISYNVTEREARLALRDNTGRRLLGGLVIDTGQYNRGFLCNWGHFLSLGSSPPQRSAEDIV